Proteins encoded together in one Oreochromis aureus strain Israel breed Guangdong linkage group 23, ZZ_aureus, whole genome shotgun sequence window:
- the LOC116313004 gene encoding gamma-aminobutyric acid receptor subunit gamma-3 isoform X2, with amino-acid sequence MKILTLNSNMVGLIWLPDTIFRNSKTADSHWITMPNQLLRIWNDGKILYTLRLTINAECQLQLHNFPMDEHSCPLIFSSYGYPQDEMIYKWRKNSVEAADQKSWRLYQFDFMGLRNTTDVIKTTAGDYVVMTVYFDLSRRMGYFTIQTYIPCILTVVLSWVSFWIKKDATPARTALGITTVLTMTTLSTVARTSLPRVSYVTAMDLFVTVCFLFVFAALMEYATLNYYSYSVQRPSYMEPKRLNYSVLDVRPPPHTVITLNNSMYWQEFEDACVYECLDGKDCQSFFCCFEECKEGGWRRGRVHIDVHELDAYSRVFFPTSFLLFNIVYWVGYLYL; translated from the exons atgaaaataCTGACTCTGAACAGCAACATGGTTGGACTTATTTGGCTACCTGACACCATCTTCAGAAACTCCAAGACTGCAGATTCCCACTGGATTACAATGCCTAACCAGCTGCTCAGGATATGGAACGATGGGAAGATACTTTATACCTTAAG GTTGACCATAAACGCAGAGTGCCAGCTGCAGCTACACAACTTTCCAATGGATGAACATTCATGTCCGCTCATCTTCTCCAGCT ATGGATACCCACAAGATGAAATGATTTACAAGTGGAGGAAGAACTCTGTGGAGGCGGCTGACCAAAAGTCCTGGCGTCTGTACCAGTTTGATTTTATGGGTCTGAGGAACACTACAGACGTCATAAAGACTACAGCAG GCGACTACGTGGTGATGACCGTGTACTTTGACCTGAGCAGAAGAATGGGCTACTTCACCATCCAGACATACATCCCCTGCATCCTCACTGTGGTTTTGTCCTGGGTGTCCTTCTGGATTAAAAAAGATGCCACTCCAGCCAGAACAGCTTTAG GTATAACCACAGTTCTGACCATGACCACTCTCAGTACCGTGGCCAGGACATCACTGCCCAGAGTGTCTTATGTCACCGCCATGGACCTGTTTGTCACCGTCTGCTTCCTGTTCGTCTTTGCTGCTCTGATGGAGTACGCTACGTTAAATTACTACTCGTACAGCGTTCAAAGACCCAGCTACATGGAACCGAAAAGACTG AACTACTCAGTCCTCGATGTGAGACCTCCTCCACACACAGTCATCACTTTAAACAACTCCATGTACTGGCAGGAATTTGAAGACGCTTGTGTCTACGAGTGTCTGGACGGAAAAGACTGCCAGagcttcttctgctgtttcgAGGAGTGTAAAGAAGGCGGTTGGAGGAGAGGCCGCGTCcacatagatgtacatgaactGGACGCATACTCCCGcgttttttttcccacctccTTCTTACTCTTCAACATCGTCTACTGGGTAGGCTATCTCTACCTTTAG